Genomic window (bacterium):
CGGATAAATACCATGATCGTATATGTTTGAAATGCAATGGCCATATGTTTCGGTCTGAAAAGGCACGCCACAAATGCCGTGATGATCGCTCCATAAATGAAAACAAAAGTATACCATGTCACATCCTGCGGAGACAGCGCAGCCAGGATCGGATCGTCGAGCGGTGCGCCGCCGCGTAATTCCACCCAATCGAGAAAATGCGAAAATATGTTTAAACTGATTACCATTGCGACAAAACTCAGGATTAATTCGGCCAGAAATTTAGGATCCTTCCACCGTTCACCCGGAGATGTCATTAATAACTTTTCTTCCTGCATATCAACCATATAATACGAAGCCTTTAGTTTTTCTTGTGAAATACTTTCCCGTTTTCCGCGGTGAATGATATATCCACATAGCCGGGATATTCAATGATCTTGCCGGCAATTTCCACCGACGGTTTTATTTTTAAAACGATATTCGATTGCTTCTGATTTTCACCCGATAGATTAAAGGCAAGGTTCAACAGAGCTTCTTTGTTCTTTCCCTGCATTGATTGCTTCAAATCCGCACTGACTGACACGGGAAATTCAACCGAACTGTCCGGAGCAATGTGTACCGCTCGATCCAGCGTGCCTTTGAGCCATTCCTGTTGATCAACCAGTATGATCCATTCCAATTTATTGATTCCAGCTTCAACATCGTTCGGATTATGACTCACAACATTCACATTAAACGTGAGGGGAAGTGAGCCGGTTGCAGCCACCGTTAAAATCTTCGTAGCCTTTTTCAATCCCAAATCGTTGACCGATTTAATACCATCGATCTTTTCGCCGGCCAGATACACTTGCGAAATTGAACGAATATGAAACTCACAGCGTGCAAATTCCTTGGCTTCTTTAATTTGCTTTGAAATTGAACATGCTGAGACTAATAAAAATAAAAAAACCGCTAAATTCCGCATTTACAATTCTCTCACGATATAAAAATCACCTAATTATATTAAATTTTTTCTAAAAGCCAAGTGAAATATACGATGAAAAAACTAAAAGTGACAATCGTATACTTTAAAACATCGGAAAAATTCGTCCGAAAAAATCTTTGTGAAAAAACGATATTTTACTACCAAATACGGTATTGTAGAAACAAACCTTAGGAGTTCATTATGGAAAACGTCATTAGAAATCAGTATCGAAAAACTTTCGAGTGTTCGCTGCTTGCTTCGTTGGTTGCTGTAACGCTATTCATCACTAACACGTCGTTTAGTCACATTCCTAAACCCATAATAATTGATCTGGACATCCCTTTTAATCTTGTAGATGTGACGGTTCAATCAGATAAACGCGCAACAACTCCTAAACGGCCGGCGATGCCCATCGCCGTGGCCGATGAAATACTACTCGACGATGAAATCGCCGATACTGAAGTCATATTGAATACGATTCCCCTGCCTCCACTTGTTTCTGAGATCGAACATTCGACCGAAGAGCCTGAAACATTTATTGTTTATGATGAACCCCCGCATTTAATTGGTAATAATGCGTTTATTCAAAAAAATCTCAAATATCCTGACCTAGCGAGACAAGCAGGAATCGAAGGTAAAGTCGTTGTCAGTATTGTAATAGGAATTGATGGGAAAGTTGAAAATGCATTGATCTTGTCTGAGGATGGTAATGTGGGATTTGGCAAAGCAGCATTAGAAGTTGTAGAGAAATGCCGTTTTACACCGGCCATGCAGCGTGATAAACCGGTACGGGTAAAAATGTCGATGCCAATTTCGTTTCGACTAAGATGATTTTATTACGCCTTTGCAATCATTCCGACAGAATGAGTTTGCGATTTCAAATAGGCATAAGCATCATGATGAATGGCGTTATTTGGAAGCCATGACCAGAGCGGGCCGAGATCACGTTTAAGACGTTGTGTATAAAACTCCGGCAGATCCGTCGACTCCTGTTCAAAATAACTTCTCAACGCCCGATCTTCGTCAAGCTTTTGTCGCACGGCTTTATAATAGCGAATGCGGCCGAAACCTTCTGATGAGACGGCACGAACAAAATTCAATAGCCGTGGAATGGCAGCATGGGTTGCCTGGAATCTGGCTAAAATCCTAGGCCATGAAAAACTGTGCGTACTGAGTTTGATTAAATTATCATAAAATTCCGGCCATTGATAACCTTTTGGACGGACATTCATTGCATGATTATTATTTAAAAAATGAAAAGGAAATGGTAGCACGCGATTGGCTTTTTGATATTCAAGATTAAGCTCTGCCGCCCGACCGAAGGCCGACAGCAGTGAATACGCAGGGAACGCTCCCGGCGTCATATCCAGAAATTTAGCCGTCAATTCAAACGGTTCCGTTCCTTCATCGCAGTCGAGCCCGAGTACAAAATTTGTCTGCACATACGGAATGTGCTGCAAAATCATATTCACCTGATCGGAAACACGACGAACCTTTTCCATGCCCTGGCTTTTGCCGGTTTTCGATTTATTGCCGAGATCATACCACGATTCAATCCCTGGAAGGACGGCTTTGAAACCGTTTCGCTTCATGCGTTTGACATGTTCTTCCGACAGAAGTGATAAACTGCTTTCCGAAACAAAATCGATGCTGTCGGGTGGAACGGCATCTTCGATCATTGTCATATAATCATCGAAACGGATTCCGAAATTGGGATCGTGCCAGCCGACATGCGGTCGTTTGAATTTGGTCAATAAAAATTGCAAGTCCCCTTTCATTTCGTCGAAATCCAGCGGTTGATAAGGCACGACCGCATCGATACAAAATGAACACGTATACGGGCAACCGAGACTGCCGAGCATGCCGACGATCTTAAAGACCGGCGATTTTTCCAATGTCGATTCTATGAATTTCCATCGTGCCCTGACTCCGGGAACATGCGTCGGCTGTTGTGCAGCGGCTAACTGCCGGCCAACCGGGCGGTGTTGCGCATTTTCCTGCAATACGGTTTCAATGATTTTTTTATCGGTAAATCCCAACACATAATCAAAGTGTAACACTGCATCTTCGGGATAGCAACGCGCATGAGGACCGCCCAGCACCGTCACGGCGCCGCGAGAGCGAAACATGTTACTCAACGCATAGGACAATTGAGCGGCTTGTGTAAAAGCGCAAATAAACACCATATCGAGATCGGCAGGCATTTCTGTCATCAAATCTTCTCTCCCGGTATAACACATAAACGTTACGGTGTGGCCTTGTTCTTCGCACCAAACGGCCACCGCCTGCGACATGATGCCGGCAAGATTGGCGTGCATCAGTCGTGCGTACATAGTGTTCGTCGGCCCTTTAGTAACAAGATCAATAATCCCGATACGAAGCTTTTTCATAAACCTCTCACGTTTTGTGGAAAAATTGAAAACCAGGAAACTGTTTCGAAAATCAGATGTGAAATCAAAAAAGGATGGAATTAATATAAGGCTAGGTAAAGAAAATAGCTATTTAATTATTGAGAAAAAACTTGGAGGCATTTTCTGTTTTCCAATCGCTTTCCAATAACGATTCGGATGGCAATATTGATTGCTTACTTGCTTTGCGAGTTGATCAAAACATCGGCCAAATCTTCAATTGGCACCCGATATTTATTAAAAGCCGCATCACCAGCGACTTGAAGCGCCTTGAGATTTTTTTCGGAAACGTCATCCATTTGAGGACTTGCTTCGCCGAGTTCTGGTTCAATGCGCAGGTATTGTTTGGAGCAGTCAATGGCATCGAACATCATTCGGAGTTGGTAATCAGCCACTTCAGGACCGGCCGACATAATAATATCGAGAATAGGTTGGAGCCATTCGGCCTTTCCCCACTTTCGTGCTTCTTCATATTTATAAGACTTCTCGATTTTTCCGGTTCCAATGGACAAGATCACCATGTCTTTGGCTGTAGGATTGCCTTTGAATTTTCTTGCTTCGGCATAGGCACATAATGCGGGATTGTTGGCAAATACACCACCATCAACCAGTGGAATTTTTTTTCCGGCCATCGAGGTTACCAGAGCCGGAGCAAAATAAGTTGGAGCGGCCGAGGTGGCCCGGGCGACTTGCCTCGTTAAAAAATTGTTTTTTGGTTCATAGGCATCGTGTTGAGCAAAAAATTCAGCGCTGCGATTTTCAATATCATACGCGGTCACCAGTGATGGCTTGAGCAGATCTTTCAACTGAACATCGCCGAAATAATCGGCCAAAGCTTTTTCCAGACCTTTGACTGAATATTCCTTATCCACAAAACCCCATAACGTTTTGACCTTGCGCCAGAAAGACGATTCAAAAATGTCTTTACCGCGCTTAACATAAATATCAACCGCTTCATCCGCACGGTACTTTGGTCGTGAGGGTTTTGCGGGATCGGGAATGAGATAAAAACACGTGAGAATACCGCCGGTGCTCGTTCCGGCAATCAAATCGAAATAATCGGCAATCCGTGCATCGGGATTCCCGGATTTATCCTGAAAAATTTTCTCCAAATGAATGAGAATTTGTCCGGGAATAATTCCCCGGATTCCGCCGCCGTCTATCGATAAAATACGCGTCATAATTTCACCTTATTATTCAATCACCATCTTCAAAAATGTATTCCTACTCCTTTTTGGCACGGAGAAGTTCCAATCCTTTCGTACCAAAATAAAACGCTACCATCATCAAAAATGCTTCACCCATGAGCGAAAATGTAGCCTCATCATTAGGATGAGCTCCGCTAAAGCGAAGAAGAAGCATCGCCGTTCCCAATACTAAAATGGTCAACGCAATCGTGCCGCGAACGGTTCCGTCCGGGAGGCCAAACGTTTTGTCCTTGTAAGGATTATCTTCAGGGAGTGACATTTCTTCGTCGGTAACAACCAGCCCGTCACCTTTTCTCTTCAACGCCAGTTCTTTATCGGCGATCATTCGCTCCCATTCGCCGTCCGAATAGCCCAGATTAATATTATAAAAGTAAATCGCCCAGATGTAGTATGAAAACATCAGGGCAAACCACATAACGATGAGATCGACGCTGATACGCATATAGATATCCGGCAAATCAGGATTAATAAAAATCAGGCATGTGCCTAGAGAAAAAATATTCAACGACCACATCGCGATGACAATTCGCTTTTGCATATTCGGAAATTTCATAACTCATCTCCTTATCGAAACAACGTTTATTTTTAAAAATCTCCATCCATACTTGCTTAAAAATAAGCTCATATTATTTTGAGACAATGAGCCCAAGAACTCCACCCGCTATCATAGACAGCCCGGACATAATCCACATTCTCAATCGCGCTTTTTTAAGTTCGTCCAGCGCCCGGTCAGTATTGGCCGTCGAGCGGTCCACAAGAGTATTCGATTGTTCAAGCAACGAACGGTATTTTACGATCGCAGTATCTTGACGCGCGATAAATTTATCCTGCACCATCCGAAGACTATCCATATAATTTGTGACACGTTCGAGTTCTCCGGTTAGTTCGGCATAATGAGCCGCCATGTCTTTATAGTATTTCAGTTCGCCTTGCAGCAAGTAATATTTCTGTTTGCTCAGAATGTACAAGCTATCGCATCGTGCGGTATAACTGCGACCGGTTCGTAAAAGCCCGATCGTATTCGCGTCATCGCACGGATCCTGAGCTAAAATGGATCTCGTCGGCCAAAACAGCAATAGTATTACAATACCAATTTTCATTGAACCTCCGTGAATTACGATTTACTGAAATCTTCATACGCCTTTTTCAACAACCCGGCATAAACGGCAATTTGCCCCGAACCGTTATACCGTTCTGCAAATTTCTCCCAATTTTTTGAAATCAAGAAAGGAAGTATGCCCTGATTTTTAATCAAATTGCAAAAGGCGGTAAGATGATCGTTCTCTGAAATGTAGTGAGCATCGACAAATTTATTTACCGATCCAAATCCAGCAGGCGCATAATTGAAGCCCATAATCTGGAACGCCCCCCACGAAGCCGATGCCAGAGCCGCTTCATCGTTGATCGTGCGCGCCCGATCGAGGCGTTCAAACTCTCCGACTCCGCCTTTGTAGAAAGTTTTGACCCACTTCGGATATATAATATCAGGATATTTCTCCGACAGCGGTGCAGGATCTATTTTACGAAGGGCTAATTGACGCCAGAAAATGTGGCCTTCAAAAAGAATTTTTGGTCTTCCGTCATTTAAAAAGCCACCGCCGGATGATTCCACTTGAATTACAGCCCGGAGCGCAGCGAGCTCTACGCCAATTTCTTTGGCTTTGTCTTCCTTATCTTTCAGCGTCAATGTCCGGCTCTTTTCTTTGAGCATGATGGCTGGAAATTGTTTTTCAATCGGCGCCGGTACACCAAGTTCAACTACATCTTTATGAATGTCTTTTTCAAATTGATCTTTTTCGTCAGGATCAAGATTCTTGATATACTTTTCTGAGCCTTGCGCCTTCATGTCGGTAATAATATCTTTAAGCCGTTGAGCATGGGCGGTCGATTCAGTAATTTTGGCTTCGTATTCTTTACGTTTCGTTTCATATTCAGTCCTGTCTGTAGTCAAAGCTTCGTCCGCCGTTCGTGTCTGCGAGCGAATGACCTGTAATTCTTTTTTAATCGCTTCATTTTCAGCACGAATCTCTTTTTCTGCTTTCGATGGCCCGAACAAATCTCCGATTCGTTTAAAAATTCCAATAATAAAACCGAATAAACCAACGAGCCAATGCCAGGCATTTTTGAAAAACGTACCAATCCCTCGAACGATATTTTCTAATTGCTCCCCATGGCCGGTTAAATAAAAAGCTAAAGCAATGAGCAGCAATGCAATTAAAATAATACCGATGATTTTAAAAATTTTCATAACGTTGCTTCTTTATGAGTACATACTATAGTCTATTAAACAGTTCTTTCAATTCCATTTCCTGCAGGACTTTAGGCTTAGGTCCCGGCATAGACGGTATCGGCCATCCGTCAGACCAACGAACAAGCTTGATTTTACCATCGGCAATTTCGATACCGGTTATATCGCCGTCACTGAACGAGCAACATCCTGAATTAAAATAGCACGGACGTTTAATTTTGGTTTTTTGATAATCGATTTGATCTTGCAGCGCCTGGATTGCGGCCTCATCGTGTCGGTTTTTGGCTTCCTGCAATTCCTGCTCTAATTTTTCGGTATGCGCCAGTGACGCAAAAATCGGCTGATGAGTATGTCCTGCAATAACAGCCATTTTTTTATTCAAAGAATTAGCCCATTCGTACATTG
Coding sequences:
- a CDS encoding LEA type 2 family protein, which translates into the protein MRNLAVFLFLLVSACSISKQIKEAKEFARCEFHIRSISQVYLAGEKIDGIKSVNDLGLKKATKILTVAATGSLPLTFNVNVVSHNPNDVEAGINKLEWIILVDQQEWLKGTLDRAVHIAPDSSVEFPVSVSADLKQSMQGKNKEALLNLAFNLSGENQKQSNIVLKIKPSVEIAGKIIEYPGYVDISFTAENGKVFHKKN
- a CDS encoding energy transducer TonB, whose amino-acid sequence is MENVIRNQYRKTFECSLLASLVAVTLFITNTSFSHIPKPIIIDLDIPFNLVDVTVQSDKRATTPKRPAMPIAVADEILLDDEIADTEVILNTIPLPPLVSEIEHSTEEPETFIVYDEPPHLIGNNAFIQKNLKYPDLARQAGIEGKVVVSIVIGIDGKVENALILSEDGNVGFGKAALEVVEKCRFTPAMQRDKPVRVKMSMPISFRLR
- a CDS encoding radical SAM protein — protein: MKKLRIGIIDLVTKGPTNTMYARLMHANLAGIMSQAVAVWCEEQGHTVTFMCYTGREDLMTEMPADLDMVFICAFTQAAQLSYALSNMFRSRGAVTVLGGPHARCYPEDAVLHFDYVLGFTDKKIIETVLQENAQHRPVGRQLAAAQQPTHVPGVRARWKFIESTLEKSPVFKIVGMLGSLGCPYTCSFCIDAVVPYQPLDFDEMKGDLQFLLTKFKRPHVGWHDPNFGIRFDDYMTMIEDAVPPDSIDFVSESSLSLLSEEHVKRMKRNGFKAVLPGIESWYDLGNKSKTGKSQGMEKVRRVSDQVNMILQHIPYVQTNFVLGLDCDEGTEPFELTAKFLDMTPGAFPAYSLLSAFGRAAELNLEYQKANRVLPFPFHFLNNNHAMNVRPKGYQWPEFYDNLIKLSTHSFSWPRILARFQATHAAIPRLLNFVRAVSSEGFGRIRYYKAVRQKLDEDRALRSYFEQESTDLPEFYTQRLKRDLGPLWSWLPNNAIHHDAYAYLKSQTHSVGMIAKA
- a CDS encoding patatin-like phospholipase family protein, with amino-acid sequence MTRILSIDGGGIRGIIPGQILIHLEKIFQDKSGNPDARIADYFDLIAGTSTGGILTCFYLIPDPAKPSRPKYRADEAVDIYVKRGKDIFESSFWRKVKTLWGFVDKEYSVKGLEKALADYFGDVQLKDLLKPSLVTAYDIENRSAEFFAQHDAYEPKNNFLTRQVARATSAAPTYFAPALVTSMAGKKIPLVDGGVFANNPALCAYAEARKFKGNPTAKDMVILSIGTGKIEKSYKYEEARKWGKAEWLQPILDIIMSAGPEVADYQLRMMFDAIDCSKQYLRIEPELGEASPQMDDVSEKNLKALQVAGDAAFNKYRVPIEDLADVLINSQSK
- a CDS encoding N-acetylmuramidase family protein, which codes for MLKEKSRTLTLKDKEDKAKEIGVELAALRAVIQVESSGGGFLNDGRPKILFEGHIFWRQLALRKIDPAPLSEKYPDIIYPKWVKTFYKGGVGEFERLDRARTINDEAALASASWGAFQIMGFNYAPAGFGSVNKFVDAHYISENDHLTAFCNLIKNQGILPFLISKNWEKFAERYNGSGQIAVYAGLLKKAYEDFSKS